Proteins encoded in a region of the Streptococcus sanguinis genome:
- a CDS encoding NAD(P)H-dependent oxidoreductase: MKFVGIVGSNYEQSYNRKLLEFIRRQFKIKFELEVLEIDEVPMFNQDEKWDESFQLRYLYNKITRADGVIIATPEHNHTISAPLKSVLEWLSYEVHPFENKPVMIVGASYYDQGTSRAQVHLRKILDAPGVNAYTLPGNEFLLGKAKEAFDNDGNITNEGTVNFLETCLDNFIKYVEVVSKLKKPKPIEPEDLDCGKPIATTITEVDPDDPEWVEKVAEITGAVSGDTYVKLDHGILTVNQIDMFLKAMPFELTYADDNNQFLYYNNAHQDPDTMFAKRVPPQSGSRMSTVHGSLPPARMKNVEWVIGTLRNGNQEYVRTIVPGSPAGVINTHNYQAMYYPDGSYAGINEIVFNFQPWLDWYLKETGQRLVGGSGPFAPATGGHGDADATSGASDAGGDGGHGGGGADATSGASV; this comes from the coding sequence ATGAAATTTGTTGGAATTGTAGGATCAAACTACGAACAATCATATAACCGAAAATTATTGGAATTCATCCGCCGTCAGTTCAAAATTAAATTTGAATTGGAAGTCTTAGAAATCGATGAAGTTCCAATGTTTAACCAAGATGAAAAATGGGATGAAAGCTTCCAATTGCGTTATTTGTATAACAAAATCACACGTGCAGACGGTGTTATTATCGCAACCCCTGAGCACAATCATACTATCAGCGCTCCTTTGAAGAGTGTCTTAGAATGGCTCTCTTACGAGGTTCATCCTTTCGAAAACAAGCCTGTCATGATCGTCGGTGCTTCTTACTATGACCAAGGAACTTCTCGTGCTCAAGTTCACCTGCGTAAAATCCTAGACGCCCCTGGTGTCAATGCTTATACCCTTCCAGGCAACGAGTTCTTGCTGGGCAAAGCCAAGGAAGCTTTTGACAATGATGGCAATATCACCAACGAAGGAACTGTGAATTTCCTTGAAACATGCTTAGATAACTTTATCAAATATGTAGAGGTCGTTTCAAAATTGAAAAAACCAAAACCAATCGAACCTGAAGACTTAGACTGTGGAAAACCAATCGCTACGACAATTACGGAAGTTGATCCAGATGATCCAGAATGGGTAGAAAAGGTCGCTGAAATCACTGGAGCTGTTTCAGGAGATACTTATGTCAAACTCGACCATGGTATCTTGACCGTTAATCAAATTGATATGTTCTTGAAAGCTATGCCATTTGAATTGACATACGCTGACGATAACAACCAATTCCTCTACTACAACAACGCCCACCAAGACCCAGACACCATGTTTGCCAAACGTGTGCCACCTCAATCAGGTAGCCGCATGTCAACCGTTCATGGTTCTCTTCCACCAGCTCGGATGAAAAATGTAGAGTGGGTTATCGGAACACTTCGCAACGGAAACCAAGAATACGTACGTACAATCGTCCCAGGTTCACCTGCAGGCGTTATCAATACTCACAACTACCAAGCTATGTACTATCCTGACGGATCCTACGCAGGTATCAATGAAATCGTCTTTAATTTCCAACCATGGCTCGACTGGTACTTAAAAGAAACTGGTCAACGTTTGGTTGGAGGCAGCGGACCATTCGCTCCTGCCACTGGAGGCCATGGAGACGCAGATGCTACTTCTGGTGCTTCTGATGCTGGAGGCGATGGTGGTCACGGAGGCGGAGGAGCTGATGCGACATCAGGTGCTAGCGTTTAA
- a CDS encoding redoxin family protein — translation MKKISILTVSLLCVGFLGACSNQKMNSEVSKSDKSNMEIKADSEQSTKMAKDFSLKGVDGKTYKLSDFKGKKVYLKFWASWCSICLSTLGDTNDLAKEQSGKDYIVLSVVSPTFNGEKSADDFKEWYKSLDYKDFPVLMDTKGELLKEYGIRSYPSALFVGSDGSLAKTHIGYMSKEDIEKTLKEIQ, via the coding sequence ATGAAGAAGATATCGATATTGACTGTCAGTCTGCTTTGTGTCGGATTTTTGGGAGCCTGTTCAAATCAGAAGATGAACTCGGAAGTTTCTAAAAGTGATAAAAGTAATATGGAAATAAAAGCTGATTCTGAGCAATCTACCAAGATGGCCAAGGACTTTAGTCTGAAAGGAGTAGACGGCAAGACCTACAAGTTGTCTGATTTCAAAGGCAAGAAAGTCTACCTCAAGTTTTGGGCTTCTTGGTGCTCAATCTGTCTATCTACACTTGGAGATACCAATGATTTGGCTAAGGAGCAGTCAGGAAAAGATTATATTGTCCTTTCGGTGGTGTCTCCAACTTTTAACGGAGAAAAGTCTGCCGATGATTTCAAGGAATGGTATAAGTCTTTGGATTACAAAGACTTCCCAGTTCTCATGGACACCAAGGGAGAATTGCTGAAAGAATACGGTATTCGCTCTTATCCATCTGCTCTTTTTGTTGGCAGCGATGGTTCTCTTGCCAAGACACATATTGGCTACATGAGCAAGGAAGATATTGAGAAAACACTGAAAGAAATCCAGTAG
- a CDS encoding NADPH-dependent FMN reductase — MLKLIAIVGTNSNRSTNRQLLQYMSKHFADKAEIELVEIKDIPMFNKPADRNVPESVSEIAEKIDAADGVLIGTPEYDHSIPAVLMNALAWLSYGIYPLLNKPIMITGASYGTLGSSRAQLQLRQILNAPEIKATVLPDEFLLSHSLQAFDQSGDLVDLDVVKKLDAIFDDFRIFVKITDKLRNAQELLRKDAEEFNWEKL; from the coding sequence ATGTTAAAACTTATTGCAATTGTTGGAACAAATTCTAACCGTTCTACAAACCGGCAACTTCTTCAATATATGTCTAAGCACTTCGCTGACAAAGCTGAAATCGAGCTGGTTGAGATTAAAGATATTCCTATGTTTAATAAACCTGCTGACAGAAACGTCCCTGAGTCGGTATCAGAAATTGCCGAAAAAATTGATGCAGCGGATGGCGTACTTATCGGCACACCTGAGTATGATCATTCTATCCCTGCTGTGCTCATGAATGCTCTGGCTTGGCTTTCTTATGGTATTTATCCACTGCTGAACAAGCCGATCATGATCACTGGTGCTTCTTATGGTACACTTGGCTCCTCTCGTGCCCAATTGCAGCTCCGTCAAATTTTGAACGCTCCAGAAATCAAGGCAACTGTTCTTCCAGATGAGTTCTTGCTTTCACATTCTCTTCAAGCTTTTGACCAAAGCGGAGACTTGGTAGATCTTGATGTTGTCAAAAAATTGGATGCTATCTTTGATGACTTCCGTATCTTTGTCAAAATCACTGACAAATTGCGCAACGCTCAAGAATTGCTTCGCAAAGATGCTGAAGAATTTAACTGGGAAAAATTGTAA
- the msrB gene encoding peptide-methionine (R)-S-oxide reductase MsrB, producing MEGKWKIFLTLIGLLVCFGLVYLIAGNGKQSSSEQIKKASMSKTEAVSQQKQEDVKEEDKREIYLAGGCFWGVEEYFSRVPGVLDAVSGYANGKGDTTKYELVSQTGHAETVHITYNAKKISLKEILLHYFRIIDPTSKNKQGNDQGTQYRTGVYYTDEADLDTINQVFDEVAKKYDKPLAVEKESLKNFIKAEDYHQDYLKKNPNGYCHIDVNQAAYPVIEASRYPKPSDEEIKSKLSPEEYAVTQKNDTERAFSNRYWDKFDAGIYVDVVTGEPLFSSKDKFDSGCGWPSFTRPISPDVATYKEDKSFNMIRTEVRSRVGNSHLGHVFTDGPKDKGGLRYCINSLSIKFIPKAEMEEKGYGYLLDYV from the coding sequence ATGGAAGGAAAATGGAAGATTTTTCTAACTTTGATTGGCTTACTTGTCTGCTTTGGACTGGTCTACTTGATAGCGGGGAATGGTAAGCAATCATCTTCTGAACAGATCAAGAAAGCTTCAATGAGTAAGACAGAAGCTGTATCCCAACAAAAGCAAGAAGACGTCAAGGAAGAAGATAAGCGGGAGATTTATCTGGCTGGCGGCTGTTTCTGGGGAGTAGAAGAGTACTTTTCACGCGTGCCAGGTGTACTTGATGCAGTATCAGGCTATGCAAATGGCAAGGGCGACACGACCAAGTATGAATTGGTCTCCCAAACTGGCCATGCTGAGACTGTCCACATTACTTACAATGCCAAGAAAATTTCGCTAAAAGAAATTCTGCTTCACTATTTCCGCATCATTGATCCAACTTCTAAAAACAAGCAGGGAAATGATCAGGGTACCCAGTATCGGACAGGCGTCTACTATACGGATGAAGCTGATCTTGATACTATTAACCAGGTCTTTGATGAAGTTGCAAAGAAATATGATAAACCTTTAGCTGTTGAAAAAGAATCTCTGAAAAACTTTATCAAAGCAGAAGATTATCATCAGGATTACCTGAAGAAGAATCCTAATGGATATTGCCATATTGATGTCAATCAAGCTGCTTACCCAGTTATCGAAGCTAGTCGCTATCCTAAACCGAGCGATGAAGAGATTAAGTCCAAGCTCTCGCCAGAAGAATATGCTGTCACACAAAAAAATGACACAGAGCGAGCTTTTTCTAATCGCTATTGGGATAAGTTCGATGCTGGTATCTACGTGGATGTGGTGACGGGAGAGCCTCTCTTTTCATCAAAGGATAAGTTTGACTCTGGCTGCGGTTGGCCAAGTTTCACCCGTCCTATCAGTCCAGATGTAGCGACTTACAAGGAAGACAAGAGTTTCAACATGATACGGACGGAAGTTCGCAGTCGGGTTGGAAATTCCCATCTGGGCCATGTTTTCACAGACGGTCCTAAGGACAAGGGCGGCTTGCGCTATTGCATCAATAGTCTGTCAATCAAGTTCATTCCAAAAGCTGAGATGGAGGAGAAAGGCTACGGTTATCTTTTGGATTATGTTTAA
- a CDS encoding FAD:protein FMN transferase — MDFTSRSLHLMGSTICISLYHERAEILLDEAVQLLHVYKNRFSANDEDSELMTINHLAGIKSVSVHPELFELIDLGKYHSLAEGSHLNITIGPLVQTWRIGFSDAHLPSTEEIQQALSLTDPNLLELNPEDHSVFLAKEGMKLDLGALAKGYIADKIKDYLLSQGVTSALINLGGNVLTIGQNAVSQRAWRIGIQNPKQPRGKHSAILAVTNQSVVTSGIYERTLTVEGRNYHHILNRKTGYPIENQLASLTIVSDKSVDGEIWTTRLFGESPTSILSQIEQQTGIEALIITQDSQLFCSSGLLEKITPAS, encoded by the coding sequence GTGGACTTTACTTCTCGCTCGCTTCATTTGATGGGGAGTACGATTTGCATCTCTCTCTACCATGAGCGAGCGGAAATACTCTTAGATGAGGCGGTCCAACTGCTTCATGTCTATAAAAATCGCTTCAGTGCCAATGATGAAGACTCTGAACTTATGACTATCAACCATTTGGCAGGAATTAAAAGTGTCTCAGTTCATCCAGAGCTTTTTGAGCTGATTGATCTGGGAAAGTATCACAGCCTAGCAGAAGGCAGCCACTTAAATATCACGATTGGCCCTCTCGTCCAGACCTGGCGGATAGGATTTTCAGACGCTCATCTCCCAAGTACGGAGGAGATTCAGCAAGCTCTGAGCCTGACTGACCCAAACTTGCTTGAGCTGAATCCAGAAGACCACAGTGTCTTTTTGGCTAAGGAAGGCATGAAGCTGGATCTAGGCGCCTTAGCTAAAGGCTATATCGCTGATAAAATTAAGGACTATTTGCTGAGCCAGGGAGTGACTTCTGCTCTTATCAATCTCGGTGGCAATGTTCTGACGATTGGCCAAAATGCAGTCAGCCAGCGCGCCTGGCGAATTGGCATCCAAAATCCCAAGCAGCCTCGCGGCAAGCATTCAGCTATCTTAGCTGTCACCAATCAGTCAGTAGTCACATCAGGAATTTACGAGAGAACCCTTACAGTTGAAGGGCGGAACTACCATCACATTCTGAATCGCAAAACAGGCTATCCTATCGAAAATCAATTGGCTAGTTTGACCATTGTTTCAGACAAGTCGGTAGATGGCGAAATCTGGACGACTCGCCTATTTGGTGAAAGTCCGACATCAATTCTGTCCCAGATTGAACAGCAAACTGGGATTGAAGCATTGATTATCACTCAGGACAGTCAGCTCTTCTGTAGCTCAGGCCTTTTAGAGAAGATAACTCCTGCTTCTTAA
- the nox gene encoding H2O-forming NADH oxidase, which produces MSKIVVVGANHAGTACINTMLDNYGAENEVVIFDQNSNISFLACGMALWIGQQISKPDGLFYADKETFEAKGAKVYMNSPVESIDYDAKKVTAIVDGKEHVESYDKLILATGSQPILPPIKGAELDPNSREFKSTLENLQFVKLYQNAADVIEKLQDKSKHIERVAVVGAGYIGVELAEAFKRLGKEVILIDVVDTCLAGYYDHDLSDMMRQNLEDNGVQLAFGQTVQAIEGESKVERIVTDKASYDVDMVVLAVGFRPNTGLGAGKLETFRNGAFLVDKKQETSINDVYAIGDCATVYDNSINDTNYIALASNALRSGIVAAHNACGHELESNGVQGSNGIEIFGLKMVSTGLTEEKAKRFGYSPAVVEFKDTQKPTFLEKVEHHDVTIKIVYDKDTRVVLGAQMVSREDMSMGIHMFSLAIQEKVTIDRLALLDLFFLPHFNKPYNYITQAALRAK; this is translated from the coding sequence ATGAGTAAAATCGTTGTAGTTGGTGCAAACCACGCAGGTACAGCGTGTATTAATACAATGTTGGATAATTATGGTGCAGAAAATGAAGTAGTTATTTTTGACCAAAACTCAAACATTTCATTCTTGGCATGCGGAATGGCCCTTTGGATTGGACAGCAAATCAGCAAGCCAGATGGACTTTTTTATGCAGACAAAGAAACTTTTGAAGCAAAAGGCGCAAAAGTTTATATGAATTCACCAGTTGAGTCAATTGATTATGATGCGAAAAAAGTTACAGCTATCGTTGATGGCAAAGAGCATGTAGAGTCTTATGACAAATTGATTTTAGCTACAGGTTCTCAGCCAATTCTGCCTCCGATTAAAGGTGCTGAGCTGGATCCTAACAGCCGCGAATTTAAGTCAACCTTAGAAAATCTGCAGTTCGTAAAATTGTATCAAAATGCTGCAGATGTTATTGAAAAATTGCAAGACAAGAGCAAACATATCGAACGTGTGGCAGTAGTAGGTGCTGGCTACATTGGGGTTGAGTTGGCAGAAGCCTTCAAACGTCTTGGTAAAGAAGTGATTCTGATTGATGTTGTGGATACTTGCTTGGCTGGTTATTATGACCACGACTTGTCTGATATGATGCGCCAAAACCTTGAAGACAATGGTGTTCAATTAGCCTTCGGTCAAACTGTTCAGGCTATTGAGGGTGAAAGTAAAGTAGAACGCATTGTAACAGATAAGGCTAGCTATGATGTAGATATGGTTGTCTTAGCAGTTGGCTTCCGTCCAAACACTGGTCTTGGTGCTGGCAAGTTGGAAACATTCCGCAATGGTGCTTTCTTGGTGGATAAGAAGCAAGAAACTAGCATCAATGATGTTTATGCAATCGGTGACTGTGCAACTGTTTACGATAACTCTATCAATGATACAAACTACATCGCCTTGGCTTCTAACGCCCTGCGCTCTGGTATCGTAGCAGCTCATAATGCTTGCGGTCATGAATTGGAGTCCAACGGTGTTCAAGGTTCTAACGGTATTGAAATCTTTGGTTTGAAGATGGTTTCAACTGGTCTGACAGAAGAAAAAGCTAAACGCTTTGGTTACAGCCCAGCTGTGGTTGAGTTTAAAGATACTCAAAAACCAACTTTCCTTGAAAAGGTTGAGCATCATGATGTTACAATTAAGATTGTCTATGATAAGGACACACGTGTAGTTCTTGGAGCGCAGATGGTTTCTAGAGAAGACATGTCTATGGGGATTCACATGTTCTCATTGGCCATTCAGGAAAAGGTTACAATTGATAGATTAGCCTTGCTGGATCTCTTCTTCCTGCCACACTTCAACAAACCTTACAACTACATTACTCAAGCAGCTTTGCGCGCCAAATAA
- the sdbB gene encoding thiol-disulfide oxidoreductase-associated lipoprotein SdbB, producing the protein MKKIITLLATVSAVAFLAACSEQEDKPMTMPTTSSSSSETTQTSTVTQAAVSQEAPDFTLQSMDGKTVKLSDYKGKKVYLKFWASWCGPCKKSMPELVELAGKTDRDFEILTVVAPGLQGEKSVEEFPKWYQEQGYKDVPVLFDTSGEIFQAYQIRSIPTEILIDSQGKIGKIQFGAISNADAEAAFKEMK; encoded by the coding sequence ATGAAAAAAATCATTACATTATTAGCAACTGTGTCAGCTGTAGCATTTTTGGCAGCCTGCTCGGAGCAGGAGGATAAACCTATGACTATGCCCACAACCAGCAGCTCGTCTAGTGAGACCACTCAGACAAGCACAGTCACCCAAGCAGCTGTCAGTCAAGAGGCGCCTGACTTTACTCTGCAGTCTATGGATGGAAAAACAGTCAAACTTTCTGACTACAAAGGCAAGAAAGTTTATCTAAAATTCTGGGCTTCTTGGTGTGGACCTTGTAAGAAGAGTATGCCAGAATTGGTCGAATTAGCTGGTAAAACAGATCGTGATTTTGAAATCTTGACAGTTGTAGCACCAGGTCTCCAAGGAGAGAAATCTGTCGAGGAATTTCCAAAATGGTATCAAGAACAAGGTTATAAAGATGTACCAGTTCTATTTGATACTTCAGGAGAAATTTTCCAAGCCTATCAGATTCGCAGTATCCCGACTGAAATCCTCATTGACAGTCAAGGGAAAATCGGTAAAATCCAGTTTGGAGCTATCAGTAATGCTGATGCAGAAGCAGCTTTCAAAGAAATGAAATAA
- the ccdA2 gene encoding thiol-disulfide oxidoreductase-associated membrane protein CcdA2 gives MESPLFFVSVLLAGILSFFSPCIFPLLPVYIGILLDDKEVKTLKVFGRELAWQGMVRTLFFIAGISTVFFLLGFGAGFLGTIIYSSTFRYVMGGLIILLGLHQMELINIRQLQIQKSLTFKKNSQKHHFWSAFLLGITFSFGWTPCIGPILSSVLALAASGGNGAFQGAILTLIYTLGMALPFLILALASSFVMQYFNKIKPYMGLMKKIGGALIILMGILLMLGQLNALSGLFG, from the coding sequence ATGGAATCACCTTTATTTTTTGTTTCAGTTCTTTTAGCTGGTATTTTGTCCTTCTTTTCCCCTTGTATTTTTCCCTTATTGCCAGTTTATATTGGCATTTTATTGGATGACAAGGAGGTCAAGACCCTGAAAGTATTTGGCCGGGAGCTTGCTTGGCAAGGCATGGTTAGAACGCTCTTTTTCATTGCAGGCATCTCAACAGTCTTCTTTTTGCTTGGCTTTGGAGCAGGCTTTCTAGGAACAATTATTTACAGTTCGACCTTTCGATATGTGATGGGCGGCCTCATTATTCTGCTAGGTCTGCATCAGATGGAGCTTATTAATATTCGCCAGTTACAGATTCAAAAGAGCTTGACTTTCAAAAAGAACAGCCAGAAGCATCATTTTTGGTCGGCATTCTTATTAGGAATTACCTTTAGCTTTGGTTGGACTCCTTGCATTGGTCCGATTCTCAGCTCAGTCTTGGCCTTAGCAGCTTCGGGTGGGAATGGTGCATTCCAGGGAGCCATTCTGACCTTGATTTACACTTTGGGAATGGCTCTGCCTTTCTTAATCTTGGCTTTGGCATCTAGCTTTGTTATGCAGTATTTTAATAAAATCAAGCCTTATATGGGCCTGATGAAGAAAATTGGCGGAGCCCTGATTATTCTGATGGGAATTCTGCTGATGTTAGGACAGCTCAACGCCCTGTCTGGACTTTTTGGATAA
- a CDS encoding response regulator transcription factor: MYSIMIVEDEYLVRQGIASLVDYEQFGMQVIAQAENGREAWQKFQENPADILLTDINMPQMNGLELAKLVRDQAPKCHIVFLTGYDDFDYARTAIKLGADDYLLKPFSKDDVEEMLAKLQTKLDKERKKAQIQSLVDQGQRSELEEAIHARLADSELSLKSLAFQLGFSPSYLSVLIKKELGLPFQDYLIQERMKKAKLLLLTTDLKIYEIAEKVGFEDMNYFSQRFKQVVGLTPRQFKKGEEK; the protein is encoded by the coding sequence GTGTATTCAATTATGATTGTAGAGGATGAGTATCTGGTAAGACAGGGGATTGCGTCCTTGGTAGACTATGAACAGTTTGGTATGCAAGTTATTGCCCAGGCTGAAAATGGAAGAGAAGCTTGGCAGAAATTTCAGGAAAATCCTGCTGACATCCTGCTGACCGATATCAATATGCCACAGATGAACGGTCTGGAACTGGCCAAGCTAGTCAGAGACCAGGCTCCTAAGTGCCATATCGTTTTTCTGACGGGATATGATGATTTTGACTATGCTCGGACTGCCATTAAGCTGGGTGCAGATGACTATCTGCTCAAGCCCTTTTCCAAGGATGATGTTGAGGAGATGTTGGCCAAGCTACAGACCAAGCTCGATAAAGAACGTAAAAAAGCACAGATTCAAAGCTTGGTCGATCAGGGACAACGCTCTGAGTTGGAAGAGGCTATTCACGCGCGTCTAGCAGATTCAGAATTAAGTCTGAAAAGTTTGGCTTTCCAATTAGGGTTTAGTCCCTCCTATCTTAGCGTTCTTATCAAAAAAGAATTAGGCTTGCCTTTTCAGGATTATCTGATCCAAGAGCGGATGAAAAAAGCCAAACTCTTACTCTTAACTACAGATTTGAAGATTTATGAAATAGCAGAGAAGGTAGGTTTTGAAGATATGAACTATTTTTCTCAGCGCTTCAAGCAGGTGGTCGGGCTGACACCTCGGCAGTTTAAAAAAGGAGAGGAGAAATGA
- the ccdA2 gene encoding thiol-disulfide oxidoreductase-associated membrane protein CcdA2, with protein sequence MATSFLFFISVFLAGILSFFSPCILPLMPVYVGILLDSDQPKTVRFMGRDISWYGLAKTLCFIAGLSTVFLVLGYGAGALGQVLYAPWFRYVLGGIVILLGIHQMGIINIQQLQKQKSIQLKKNSKRSDFLNAFLLGITFSFGWTPCVGPVLSSVLAIAASGGNGALQGGLLMLVYTLGLALPFLAMALASGWVLQRFAKLKPYMGTLKKIGGALIILMGILLMLGNLNILASLFG encoded by the coding sequence ATGGCAACAAGTTTTTTGTTCTTTATTTCTGTTTTTCTGGCGGGGATTCTATCTTTTTTCTCGCCCTGTATTTTACCGCTTATGCCAGTCTATGTGGGGATTTTGCTGGATTCTGATCAGCCGAAAACAGTTCGATTTATGGGAAGAGACATTTCCTGGTATGGTCTAGCTAAGACGCTCTGCTTTATAGCTGGCTTATCAACTGTATTCTTGGTTTTAGGCTACGGAGCTGGCGCTCTAGGGCAAGTCCTCTATGCCCCTTGGTTTCGCTACGTTCTGGGCGGGATTGTTATTCTACTGGGAATCCACCAGATGGGGATCATCAATATCCAGCAGCTGCAAAAGCAAAAGAGCATCCAACTTAAAAAGAATAGTAAAAGAAGTGATTTTCTTAACGCTTTTCTCTTGGGGATTACCTTTAGCTTTGGTTGGACGCCCTGTGTGGGACCTGTTCTGAGTTCTGTCTTAGCTATTGCGGCTTCAGGTGGCAATGGTGCTCTGCAGGGTGGGCTTCTCATGCTAGTATATACACTGGGCTTAGCCTTGCCTTTCCTAGCTATGGCTTTGGCTTCCGGCTGGGTATTACAGCGCTTTGCGAAACTCAAACCTTATATGGGAACACTTAAGAAAATCGGCGGTGCACTCATCATTCTCATGGGAATTTTGTTAATGCTTGGAAATCTCAATATCCTAGCATCGTTATTTGGATAA
- a CDS encoding cache domain-containing sensor histidine kinase, whose amino-acid sequence MKRYPLLIQLIVYIFLLVLLLLGFVGSLYYQTSSETIRQLTERTTRNSMEQSGQFIASYLQKLKQTTSTLSKEETIREFAQNQESSETSVQTLMKTIIETDPDLVSAVLVTKDGRVVSTDSQISMQTSSDMMNEKWYQEAVHTRAMPVLTPARKESLSSEKEKWVVSVTQEVVDEAGQNLGVLRLDIGYKSLKAYLDRLQLGKKGFSFIVNSQHEFVYHPKKSVYSSSQEMKAMQPYMSVKDGYADQKQAFVYQIDIEDSDWTLIGVASLEQLQMLQSQMLYSFLGMGVLSLLMCLTGIWFVLRLWIKPLQNLQAVILKIGAGDSNLRAEAKGSPELVDLAQQFNKMLDQIEQLMEAVKTEEQNVRRYELRALSAQINPHFLYNTLDTIVWMAEFNDSKRVVEVTKSLAQYFRLALNQGHEQIALKDEIDHVRQYLFIQKQRYGDKLQYMIEEDESLADYKLPKLVLQPLVENAIYHGIKEIDRHGMIRVTSAVEEGQLILSIYDNGRGFDVNASMDATLLRLGGVGLKNVDQRLRLQFGDDYHMEIQSEPDKFTRISLYLPLVTDD is encoded by the coding sequence ATGAAACGATATCCGCTTCTTATCCAGTTGATTGTCTATATTTTTCTGCTGGTTCTTTTACTCTTGGGATTTGTTGGTAGTCTTTACTATCAGACTAGCTCGGAAACTATTCGACAGCTGACAGAGCGGACGACGCGTAATAGCATGGAGCAAAGCGGGCAGTTCATAGCTTCCTATTTGCAGAAATTAAAACAAACCACTTCCACACTGAGCAAGGAAGAAACGATTCGGGAGTTTGCTCAGAATCAAGAAAGTAGTGAAACGTCAGTTCAGACTTTGATGAAAACCATTATTGAGACAGATCCGGATTTGGTGTCGGCAGTATTGGTTACCAAGGACGGGCGCGTGGTCTCAACAGATTCTCAAATCAGTATGCAGACATCCTCTGATATGATGAATGAAAAATGGTATCAGGAAGCTGTCCATACCAGAGCCATGCCTGTCTTGACTCCTGCTCGCAAGGAGTCTCTATCATCAGAGAAGGAGAAGTGGGTTGTTTCTGTCACTCAGGAAGTGGTGGATGAAGCAGGGCAGAATCTGGGTGTTTTGCGTCTGGATATCGGCTATAAGAGCCTCAAAGCCTATCTGGATCGGCTTCAGCTAGGGAAGAAAGGATTTAGTTTTATTGTCAACAGCCAGCATGAATTTGTCTATCATCCCAAGAAGAGTGTTTATTCATCCAGTCAGGAAATGAAAGCTATGCAGCCCTATATGTCGGTCAAGGACGGTTACGCAGACCAGAAACAGGCTTTTGTCTACCAGATTGATATCGAAGACAGCGACTGGACTTTAATTGGCGTCGCCTCATTAGAGCAATTGCAGATGCTTCAGTCACAGATGCTTTATTCTTTTTTGGGAATGGGCGTTTTATCACTCCTGATGTGCTTGACTGGTATTTGGTTTGTTCTGCGTTTGTGGATTAAGCCTCTGCAGAATCTACAAGCAGTTATTCTAAAAATTGGGGCAGGTGACTCAAATCTGCGAGCAGAAGCAAAGGGTTCTCCAGAGTTGGTTGACTTGGCTCAGCAATTCAATAAAATGTTGGACCAAATTGAACAGCTGATGGAAGCTGTCAAGACTGAAGAACAAAATGTCCGACGCTATGAGCTCCGAGCTCTTTCAGCTCAAATCAACCCCCATTTCCTTTATAATACCTTGGATACGATTGTCTGGATGGCTGAGTTTAATGATAGCAAACGTGTTGTTGAGGTAACAAAATCACTCGCTCAGTATTTCCGCTTAGCGCTCAATCAAGGACATGAACAGATTGCTCTTAAAGATGAGATTGATCACGTTCGTCAGTATCTTTTTATCCAGAAGCAACGCTATGGTGACAAGCTCCAGTATATGATTGAAGAGGATGAATCTCTAGCTGATTATAAACTGCCCAAGCTGGTACTTCAGCCTTTGGTCGAAAATGCCATCTACCATGGCATCAAGGAAATTGACCGACATGGCATGATTCGGGTGACGTCGGCAGTAGAAGAAGGACAACTGATATTGTCTATCTATGATAACGGCCGTGGTTTTGATGTCAACGCATCTATGGATGCGACTCTTCTTCGCTTAGGTGGTGTCGGTCTGAAAAATGTTGATCAACGTTTAAGATTGCAGTTCGGAGACGACTACCATATGGAAATCCAGTCCGAACCAGATAAATTCACTCGGATTAGTCTTTATTTGCCGCTAGTTACAGATGATTAG